The following are encoded together in the Calditerricola satsumensis genome:
- the ybeY gene encoding rRNA maturation RNase YbeY produces MAIAVDIVTEYDGAPLRDDHLRLIEEVLQAAAEAEDVSHAEVCVTLTDDERIRELNRTWRGIDRPTDVLSFPMREPGEGETAVSEVPEGPEPLGDIVISVPRAAEQAAQYGHSFERELAFLAVHGFLHLLGYDHQTPEEEREMFARQEAILQRFGLRR; encoded by the coding sequence ATGGCCATTGCGGTGGACATCGTAACCGAGTATGACGGGGCGCCGCTCCGCGACGACCACCTGCGCCTCATCGAGGAGGTGCTGCAGGCGGCGGCAGAGGCGGAGGACGTGTCCCACGCGGAAGTTTGCGTCACGTTGACCGACGACGAACGGATTCGCGAACTGAACCGCACCTGGCGCGGCATCGATCGGCCCACAGACGTCCTCTCCTTCCCCATGCGCGAACCGGGCGAAGGGGAAACGGCCGTAAGCGAGGTGCCGGAGGGGCCCGAGCCCCTCGGGGACATCGTGATTTCCGTGCCCCGCGCCGCTGAACAGGCCGCGCAGTATGGCCACTCCTTCGAACGGGAGCTGGCCTTTCTCGCTGTACACGGCTTTTTGCATCTGTTGGGCTACGATCACCAGACGCCGGAAGAGGAGCGGGAGATGTTCGCCCGCCAGGAAGCGATTCTGCAGCGGTTTGGCCTTCGCCGCTAA
- a CDS encoding HD family phosphohydrolase, whose product MFRRDDRITSNQLEVLERIFAEAKALASSNRPAAERIARLKAIVPYELSDEVYTAMVRLSPQTLEAARAITVNTVGQIMLEGVPDQGTGVKAARAKVDEQLVRSDLGRSARTVVRALALASVVPNVFYDEAETEKRRELARSLVKPVTIEQGTVLVEKGAVVTPEGYRKAKLLGLVEASPSPWPMLGLAGLAAMLVAILWTTLASTAKPARRDNRTLLMVTLIAVVQVVALKAIALWESRPYPYFGFVAPAALGASLMAALVSNRVALAGSVLFATLAALLYNESFELPLDFRYALVVLAGSVAGVYSIGRMTQRHNILYTGFAVSGAASAAAAIAVLLTARHGAALPWTELLLAVGFAFAGGWLSTVLTVGLLPFFENAFGVLSSVRLLALSNPNHPLLRKLLTETPGTYHHSMVVANLAEAAAEAIGANGLLARVGAYYHDIGKTKRPQYFIENQYGAENPHDRLSPYLSKRIILAHPYDGVAMLKAYKIPKPIRDIAEQHHGTTLLKYFYHKAKQQNPGGEVREEDFRYPGPKAQTKEAAIVGICDCVEAAVRSMKRPTPGQLDQLVRRIVKDRLDDGQFHECDLTLKELEIISRTIVETLIGMFHSRIEYPTDVRRDESTAAAR is encoded by the coding sequence GTGTTTCGCCGGGACGACCGCATCACCTCAAACCAGCTTGAGGTGCTGGAGCGCATCTTTGCCGAGGCCAAGGCCCTCGCCTCGTCCAACCGGCCGGCGGCCGAGCGGATCGCGCGGCTGAAGGCGATCGTTCCCTATGAGCTGTCGGATGAGGTGTACACGGCGATGGTCCGCTTGTCGCCGCAGACGTTGGAGGCCGCCCGCGCCATTACGGTGAACACCGTGGGGCAGATTATGCTGGAAGGGGTCCCTGATCAGGGCACCGGGGTCAAGGCGGCGCGGGCCAAGGTGGACGAACAGCTTGTGCGCAGCGACCTGGGGCGCAGCGCGCGCACCGTTGTCCGTGCCCTGGCGCTGGCGTCGGTGGTGCCGAACGTCTTTTACGACGAGGCGGAGACGGAAAAGCGTCGGGAGCTCGCCCGCTCCCTCGTCAAACCGGTCACCATCGAACAGGGGACGGTCCTGGTGGAAAAGGGCGCCGTGGTGACGCCCGAGGGGTACCGCAAGGCCAAGCTGCTCGGGCTGGTGGAGGCGTCTCCCTCGCCGTGGCCCATGCTGGGCCTGGCCGGACTGGCGGCGATGCTGGTGGCCATCCTGTGGACGACGTTGGCGTCGACCGCGAAGCCGGCGCGGAGGGACAACCGCACCTTGCTGATGGTGACGCTCATTGCCGTGGTCCAGGTGGTTGCCCTGAAAGCCATTGCGCTGTGGGAATCGCGGCCCTATCCGTATTTCGGGTTTGTCGCCCCTGCCGCCCTCGGCGCCTCGCTGATGGCCGCCCTGGTCAGCAACCGGGTGGCCCTTGCCGGATCCGTGCTGTTTGCCACGCTGGCCGCGCTGTTGTACAACGAGAGTTTTGAGCTGCCCCTCGATTTTCGCTACGCGCTCGTTGTGTTGGCCGGCAGCGTGGCCGGGGTGTACAGCATCGGGCGCATGACCCAGCGCCACAACATTCTTTATACCGGCTTCGCCGTCTCCGGGGCTGCTTCCGCCGCCGCGGCCATTGCCGTGCTCCTCACCGCGCGGCATGGCGCGGCGCTCCCCTGGACCGAGTTGCTGCTGGCCGTGGGCTTTGCCTTTGCCGGCGGTTGGCTGTCGACGGTGCTGACGGTGGGGCTGCTCCCGTTTTTCGAAAACGCCTTTGGGGTTCTTTCGTCCGTCCGCCTGCTGGCGCTGTCCAATCCGAACCATCCCCTGCTGCGCAAACTGCTCACCGAAACGCCGGGGACATACCATCACAGCATGGTCGTGGCCAATCTGGCCGAAGCGGCTGCCGAAGCCATTGGCGCCAACGGCCTCTTGGCGCGTGTCGGGGCCTATTATCACGACATCGGCAAGACCAAGCGCCCGCAGTACTTCATCGAAAACCAGTACGGGGCGGAGAATCCCCACGATCGCCTGTCGCCGTACCTGAGCAAGCGGATCATCCTTGCCCATCCGTACGATGGCGTGGCGATGCTCAAGGCCTATAAGATTCCCAAGCCGATCCGCGACATCGCCGAGCAACACCACGGAACGACGCTGCTTAAGTACTTTTACCACAAGGCGAAACAGCAAAACCCGGGCGGCGAGGTGCGCGAAGAGGATTTCCGCTATCCAGGCCCCAAGGCGCAGACGAAAGAGGCGGCCATTGTCGGCATTTGCGACTGCGTCGAGGCCGCGGTGCGGTCGATGAAGCGGCCGACGCCGGGCCAGCTTGACCAGCTGGTGCGGCGCATTGTCAAAGATCGCCTCGACGACGGCCAGTTCCACGAATGCGATTTGACCCTCAAGGAGCTGGAGATCATCTCGCGCACGATTGTCGAGACGCTGATCGGCATGTTCCATTCGCGCATTGAATACCCCACGGACGTCCGGCGCGATGAGTCGACCGCCGCCGCGCGGTGA